The Apodemus sylvaticus chromosome 5, mApoSyl1.1, whole genome shotgun sequence genome has a segment encoding these proteins:
- the Lcmt2 gene encoding tRNA wybutosine-synthesizing protein 4, with protein MGPRSRQRRAGTVQSTNDSSSLSKRSLAAHGYVRDAFAALLVPGPVRRTPLIHRGYYVRARAVRHCVRAFLEFTGGLPSPTRAQILSLGSGSDSLYFRLKAAGLLARAAVWEVDFPDVSRLKAKRIEETPELCAQTGPFKIGDSASTLCFESSDYRILGADLRELQRLGEALDSAGLDSTSPTLLLAEAVLTYLEPSSAAALIAWAAQRFPDALFVIYEQMKPSDAFGQIMLQHFRRLHSPLHGLELFPDVEAQRQRFLQAGWTACSALDLNEFYHRLLPADERQRVETLEPFDEFEEWHLKCSHYFILAASRGDILSETPVFLPSEASFQIDPASPSGFLSARVVTSDHQHSSLKRYGHSSVLLSPGIIFSAGGFGEQEGRHCRVSRFHLLSRSCDSEWKGCQLSTLGTEGQWDGRLYHTMTRLSDTQVLVLGGRLSPVSPAAGALQLDLYKSEDNCPEGQNVRVTKAALEEDPMLSCWRHSTTEVYYQNQRYLFVYGGRSVAEPVLSDCRFLHVETMAWVKIPVQGTSPEGRHSHSACSWQGGALIAGGLGASEEPLSSVLFLRPISSGFLWESIDIQPSITPRYSHTAHVFNGKLLLVGGVWIHSSSVPGVTVISLTTGLSSEYQIDTTSVPWPLMLHNHSSALLPEERQLLLIGGGGNCFSFGTYFNPHTVALDLSSLSSGQ; from the coding sequence ATGGGCCCGCGAAGCCGCCAGCGCCGGGCGGGAACGGTCCAGAGCACCAACGACAGCAGCTCCCTCAGCAAGCGATCGCTAGCCGCACACGGATACGTGCGCGATGCCTTCGCGGCGTTGCTGGTCCCGGGGCCGGTGCGACGCACCCCGCTTATCCACCGCGGCTAttacgtgcgcgcgcgcgccgtGCGTCACTGCGTGCGCGCCTTCCTCGAATTCACTGGCGGGCTCCCGTCCCCGACCAGGGCGCAGATCCTGTCCTTGGGCTCAGGCTCCGACTCGCTTTATTTTCGTCTGAAAGCTGCGGGCCTCCTGGCCCGAGCCGCCGTCTGGGAGGTGGACTTCCCGGACGTGTCTCGGCTCAAAGCGAAGAGGATCGAGGAGACCCCGGAGCTGTGTGCGCAGACCGGTCCTTTCAAGATCGGGGACTCAGCGTCGACGCTGTGCTTTGAGAGCTCGGACTACCGCATCCTGGGCGCTGACCTGCGGGAGCTCCAGCGATTAGGGGAGGCCCTGGACAGCGCTGGCCTGGACAGCACCTCTCCCACGCTGCTCCTGGCCGAGGCGGTGCTGACCTACCTGGAGCCCTCCAGTGCTGCAGCCCTCATCGCCTGGGCTGCCCAGCGTTTCCCCGACGCCCTTTTCGTGATCTATGAGCAGATGAAGCCGAGTGATGCCTTTGGTCAAATCATGCTGCAGCACTTTCGGCGGTTGCACTCACCCCTGCATGGCCTGGAGCTCTTTCCAGACGTGGAGGCCCAGCGCCAGCGCTTCCTTCAAGCTGGCTGGACTGCCTGCAGCGCCCTGGACCTGAATGAGTTCTATCACCGCCTTCTCCCGGCAGATGAGCGCCAGCGGGTCGAGACACTTGAGCCCTTTGATGAATTTGAGGAGTGGCATCTGAAGTGTTCCCACTATTTCATCCTGGCAGCATCTAGAGGAGACATTCTGTCAGAAACTCCAGTGTTTCTGCCCTCAGAGGCTTCTTTTCAGATAGATCCTGCTTCGCCTTCAGGGTTTCTTTCTGCCAGAGTAGTCACTAGTGACCACCAGCACTCAAGCCTGAAGCGATATGGCCATTCCTCTGTCCTCTTGAGCCCTGGCATTATTTTCAGTGCAGGAGGCTTTGGAGAACAAGAAGGACGACACTGCCGAGTGAGCAGGTTTCACTTACTCTCAAGATCCTGTGACTCTGAGTGGAAAGGCTGCCAATTAAGTACTTTGGGGACTGAAGGCCAGTGGGATGGCCGCCTTTATCACACCATGACAAGGCTTTCAGATACTCAAGTTCTGGTTCTTGGAGGGAGACTATCCCCAGTAAGTCCAGCCGCTGGGGCTCTCCAACTTGATTTATACAAAAGTGAGGATAATTGTCCTGAGGGTCAGAATGTAAGGGTAACAAAGGCTGCCTTGGAAGAAGATCCCATGTTGTCATGTTGGCGACATTCAACAACGGAAGTATACTATCAGAATCAAAGATACTTATTTGTGTATGGTGGCCGAAGTGTGGCGGAACCCGTACTAAGCGACTGTCGTTTTCTACATGTAGAGACAATGGCTTGGGTCAAAATCCCAGTCCAAGGCACATCACCTGAAGGTCGGCATTCCCATAGTGCCTGCAGTTGGCAAGGGGGAGCACTTATCGCTGGAGGTCTTGGGGCTTCTGAGGAACCGTTGAGCTCTGTACTCTTTCTCAGACCCATATCCTCTGGCTTCCTCTGGGAATCAATAGACATCCAGCCCTCCATTACCCCAAGATACTCTCACACGGCGCATGTATTTAATGGAAAGCTGCTTCTGGTTGGAGGGGTCTGGATTCATTCCTCCTCAGTTCCTGGAGTGACGGTTATCAGTTTGACCACAGGATTGAGCTCTGAGTATCAGATCGACACAACGTCTGTGCCATGGCCTTTAATGTTGCATAACCACAGCAGTGCCCTTCTTCCTGAGGAGAGGCAGCTCCTGCTTATTGGAGGTGGAGGGAACTGTTTTTCCTTTGGTACTTATTTCAACCCCCACACAGTGGCATTAgatctttcttccttaagttcaGGGCAATAA